From one Vidua chalybeata isolate OUT-0048 unplaced genomic scaffold, bVidCha1 merged haplotype W_reject_23, whole genome shotgun sequence genomic stretch:
- the LOC128783173 gene encoding uncharacterized protein LOC128783173 isoform X4 → MALALRLFLPLLLAVALPARAAQAAPLQARGAARDGDMAYPDAVLDDSLENSLGEILLENAGGPSPWKNVDSGDKKSLEAAKHLDQMLSDLERRREMKRKAVLKAAFPGGSSGPLAAPAAGSEAMPGTVTGAWDGDMAYPDAVLDDSLENSLGEILLENAGGPSPWKNSDTGDKKSLEAARHLDQMLSDLERRREMKRKAVLKAAFPGGSSGPLAAPAAGSEAMPGTVTGAWDGDMASPDALLDDSLENSLGEILLENAGGPSPWKNSDTGDKKSLEAARHLDQMLSDLERRREMKRKAVLKAAFPGGSSGPLAAPAAGSEAMPGTVTGAWDGDMASPDALLDDSLENSLGENLLENAGGPSPWKNSDTGDKKSLEAARHLDQMLSDLERRREMKRKAVLKAAFPGGSSGPLAAPAAGSEAMPGTVTGAWDGDMASPDALLDDSLENSLGEILLENAGGPSPWKNSDTGDKKSLEAARHLDQMLSDLERRREMKRKAVLKAAFPGGSSGPLAAPAAGSEAMPGTVTGAWDGDMASPDALLDDSLENSLGEILLENAGGPSPWKNSDTGDKKSLEAARHLDQMLSDLERRREMKRKAVLKAAFPGGSSGPLAAPAAGSEAMPGTVTGAWDGDMASPDALLDDSLENSLGENLLENAGGPSPWKNSDTGEKKSLEAARHLDQMLSDLERRREMKRKAVLKAAFPGGSSGPLAAPAAGSEAMPGTVTGAWDGDMASPDALLDDSLENSLGENLLENAGGPSPWKNSDTGDKKSLEAARRLDQMLSDLERRREMDQRALLKAALPEGSRGSVPAPDTRREEMPDSATEVALLQPLHTRVYLIPLMPGSTKNLNLAGVQPCLPVTEQRGKMQNLGRG, encoded by the exons ATGGCCCTTGCTCTGCGCCTcttcctcccgctcctcctggccgtggccctgcctgccagggctgcccaggctgctccgcTGCAAGCGCGGGGAGCAG CTCGGGATGGCGACATGGCTTATCCAGATGCCGTATTGGATGACAGCTTGGAGAATTCTCTTGGAGAGATTCTCTTGGAGAATGCTGGAG GTCCTTCTCCATGGAAGAACGTAGACAGCGGAGACAAGAaatccctggaggcagccaAACATCTGGACCAGATGCTAAGTGATCTGGAGAGACgccgtg agatgaagcgaaaggctgtgctgaaggcagcatttcctggaggaagcagtggcccattggcagcccctgctgcaggaagtgaggcgatgccaggcacagtcacaggAG CTTGGGATGGCGACATGGCTTATCCAGATGCCGTATTGGATGACAGCTTGGAGAATTCTCTTGGAGAGATTCTTTTGGAGAATGCTGGAG GTCCTTCTCCATGGAAGAACTCAGACACTGGAGACAAGAaatccctggaggcagccagacacctggaccagatgctgagtgatctggagagacgccgtg agatgaagcgaaaggctgtgctgaaggcagcatttcctggaggaagcagtggcccattggcagcccctgctgcaggaagtgaggcgatgccaggcacagtcacaggag CTTGGGATGGCGACATGGCTTCTCCAGATGCACTATTGGATGACAGCTTGGAGAATTCTCTTGGAGAGATTCTTTTGGAGAATGCTGGAG GTCCTTCTCCATGGAAGAACTCAGACACAGGAGACAAGAaatccctggaggcagccagacacctggaccagatgctgagtgatctggagagacgccgtg agatgaagcgaaaggctgtgctgaaggcagcatttcctggaggaagcagtggcccattggcagcccctgctgcaggaagtgaggcgatgccaggcacagtcacaggag CTTGGGATGGCGACATGGCTTCTCCAGATGCCCTATTGGATGACAGCTTGGAGAATTCTCTTGGAGAGAATCTCTTGGAGAATGCTGGAG GTCCTTCTCCATGGAAGAACTCAGACACAGGAGACAAGAaatccctggaggcagccagacACCTGGACCAGATGCTGAGCGATCTGGAGAGACgccgtg agatgaagcgaaaggctgtgctgaaggcagcatttcctggaggaagcagtggcccattggcagcccctgctgcaggaagtgaggcgatgccaggcacagtcacaggAG CTTGGGATGGCGACATGGCTTCTCCAGATGCCCTATTGGATGACAGCTTGGAGAATTCTCTTGGAGAGATTCTCTTGGAGAATGCTGGAG GTCCTTCTCCATGGAAGAACTCAGACACTGGAGACAAGAaatccctggaggcagccagacACCTGGACCAGATGCTGAGCGATCTGGAGAGACgccgtg agatgaagcgaaaggctgtgctgaaggcagcatttcctggaggaagcagtggcccattggcagcccctgctgcaggaagtgaggcgatgccaggcacagtcacaggag CTTGGGATGGCGACATGGCTTCTCCAGATGCACTATTGGATGACAGCTTGGAGAATTCTCTTGGAGAGATTCTTTTGGAGAATGCTGGAG GTCCTTCTCCATGGAAGAACTCAGACACAGGAGACAAGAaatccctggaggcagccagacACCTGGACCAGATGCTGAGCGATCTGGAGAGACgccgtg agatgaagcgaaaggctgtgctgaaggcagcatttcctggaggaagcagtggcccattggcagcccctgctgcaggaagtgaggcgatgccaggcacagtcacaggag CTTGGGATGGCGACATGGCTTCTCCAGATGCCCTATTGGATGACAGCTTGGAGAATTCTCTTGGAGAGAATCTCTTGGAGAATGCTGGAG GTCCTTCTCCATGGAAGAACTCAGacactggagaaaagaaatccctggaggcagccagacACCTGGACCAGATGCTGAGCGATCTGGAGAGACgccgtg agatgaagcgaaaggctgtgctgaaggcagcatttcctggaggaagcagtggcccattggcagcccctgctgcaggaagtgaggcgatgccaggcacagtcacaggag CTTGGGATGGCGACATGGCTTCTCCAGATGCACTACTGGATGACAGCTTGGAGAATTCTCTTGGAGAGAATCTCTTGGAGAATGCTGGAG GTCCTTCTCCATGGAAGAACTCAGACACTGGAGACAAGAaatccctggaggcagccagacGCCTTGACCAGATGCTGAGTGATCTGGAGAGACgccgtg agatGGACCAAAGGGCtttgctgaaggcagcacttcCTGAAGGAAGCCGTGGCTCCGTGCCAGCCCCCGATACACGAAGGGAGGAGATGCCAGACAGTGCCACAGAAG tagcCCTATTGCAGCCACTGCATACAAGAGTTTACTTGATCCCCTTGATGCCAGGGAGCACCAAGAACTTGAACCTTGCTGgagtccagccctgcctgcctgtcaccgagcagaggggaaagatgcAGAACCTGGGCAGGGGTTGA
- the LOC128783173 gene encoding uncharacterized protein LOC128783173 isoform X5, whose amino-acid sequence MALALRLFLPLLLAVALPARAAQAAPLQARGAARDGDMAYPDAVLDDSLENSLGEILLENAGGPSPWKNVDSGDKKSLEAAKHLDQMLSDLERRREMKRKAVLKAAFPGGSSGPLAAPAAGSEAMPGTVTGAWDGDMAYPDAVLDDSLENSLGEILLENAGGPSPWKNSDTGDKKSLEAARHLDQMLSDLERRREMKRKAVLKAAFPGGSSGPLAAPAAGSEAMPGTVTGAWDGDMASPDALLDDSLENSLGEILLENAGGPSPWKNSDTGDKKSLEAARHLDQMLSDLERRREMKRKAVLKAAFPGGSSGPLAAPAAGSEAMPGTVTGAWDGDMASPDALLDDSLENSLGENLLENAGGPSPWKNSDTGDKKSLEAARHLDQMLSDLERRREMKRKAVLKAAFPGGSSGPLAAPAAGSEAMPGTVTGAWDGDMASPDALLDDSLENSLGEILLENAGGPSPWKNSDTGDKKSLEAARHLDQMLSDLERRREMKRKAVLKAAFPGGSSGPLAAPAAGSEAMPGTVTGAWDGDMASPDALLDDSLENSLGEILLENAGGPSPWKNSDTGDKKSLEAARHLDQMLSDLERRREMKRKAVLKAAFPGGSSGPLAAPAAGSEAMPGTVTGAWDGDMASPDALLDDSLENSLGENLLENAGGPSPWKNSDTGEKKSLEAARHLDQMLSDLERRREMDQRALLKAALPEGSRGSVPAPDTRREEMPDSATEDVITETGIFAPDPVRLPRIVCPQDVCRSCMIGTVVTLFTVPLVLIGCYLGIRKLYQSRRSVVDFSPQLSCNSAHSIGSLTRSHAALELWPVRGCPKNSAEGSAAAQCFHWPLHCWPCPGGPAGAAASAGSH is encoded by the exons ATGGCCCTTGCTCTGCGCCTcttcctcccgctcctcctggccgtggccctgcctgccagggctgcccaggctgctccgcTGCAAGCGCGGGGAGCAG CTCGGGATGGCGACATGGCTTATCCAGATGCCGTATTGGATGACAGCTTGGAGAATTCTCTTGGAGAGATTCTCTTGGAGAATGCTGGAG GTCCTTCTCCATGGAAGAACGTAGACAGCGGAGACAAGAaatccctggaggcagccaAACATCTGGACCAGATGCTAAGTGATCTGGAGAGACgccgtg agatgaagcgaaaggctgtgctgaaggcagcatttcctggaggaagcagtggcccattggcagcccctgctgcaggaagtgaggcgatgccaggcacagtcacaggAG CTTGGGATGGCGACATGGCTTATCCAGATGCCGTATTGGATGACAGCTTGGAGAATTCTCTTGGAGAGATTCTTTTGGAGAATGCTGGAG GTCCTTCTCCATGGAAGAACTCAGACACTGGAGACAAGAaatccctggaggcagccagacacctggaccagatgctgagtgatctggagagacgccgtg agatgaagcgaaaggctgtgctgaaggcagcatttcctggaggaagcagtggcccattggcagcccctgctgcaggaagtgaggcgatgccaggcacagtcacaggag CTTGGGATGGCGACATGGCTTCTCCAGATGCACTATTGGATGACAGCTTGGAGAATTCTCTTGGAGAGATTCTTTTGGAGAATGCTGGAG GTCCTTCTCCATGGAAGAACTCAGACACAGGAGACAAGAaatccctggaggcagccagacacctggaccagatgctgagtgatctggagagacgccgtg agatgaagcgaaaggctgtgctgaaggcagcatttcctggaggaagcagtggcccattggcagcccctgctgcaggaagtgaggcgatgccaggcacagtcacaggag CTTGGGATGGCGACATGGCTTCTCCAGATGCCCTATTGGATGACAGCTTGGAGAATTCTCTTGGAGAGAATCTCTTGGAGAATGCTGGAG GTCCTTCTCCATGGAAGAACTCAGACACAGGAGACAAGAaatccctggaggcagccagacACCTGGACCAGATGCTGAGCGATCTGGAGAGACgccgtg agatgaagcgaaaggctgtgctgaaggcagcatttcctggaggaagcagtggcccattggcagcccctgctgcaggaagtgaggcgatgccaggcacagtcacaggAG CTTGGGATGGCGACATGGCTTCTCCAGATGCCCTATTGGATGACAGCTTGGAGAATTCTCTTGGAGAGATTCTCTTGGAGAATGCTGGAG GTCCTTCTCCATGGAAGAACTCAGACACTGGAGACAAGAaatccctggaggcagccagacACCTGGACCAGATGCTGAGCGATCTGGAGAGACgccgtg agatgaagcgaaaggctgtgctgaaggcagcatttcctggaggaagcagtggcccattggcagcccctgctgcaggaagtgaggcgatgccaggcacagtcacaggag CTTGGGATGGCGACATGGCTTCTCCAGATGCACTATTGGATGACAGCTTGGAGAATTCTCTTGGAGAGATTCTTTTGGAGAATGCTGGAG GTCCTTCTCCATGGAAGAACTCAGACACAGGAGACAAGAaatccctggaggcagccagacACCTGGACCAGATGCTGAGCGATCTGGAGAGACgccgtg agatgaagcgaaaggctgtgctgaaggcagcatttcctggaggaagcagtggcccattggcagcccctgctgcaggaagtgaggcgatgccaggcacagtcacaggag CTTGGGATGGCGACATGGCTTCTCCAGATGCCCTATTGGATGACAGCTTGGAGAATTCTCTTGGAGAGAATCTCTTGGAGAATGCTGGAG GTCCTTCTCCATGGAAGAACTCAGacactggagaaaagaaatccctggaggcagccagacACCTGGACCAGATGCTGAGCGATCTGGAGAGACgccgtg agatGGACCAAAGGGCtttgctgaaggcagcacttcCTGAAGGAAGCCGTGGCTCCGTGCCAGCCCCCGATACACGAAGGGAGGAGATGCCAGACAGTGCCACAGAAG ACGTTATCactgaaacaggaatatttgccCCGGATCCAGTGCGCCTCCCAAGAATTGTCTGCCCCCAGGATGTGTGCAGGTCCTGCATGATAGGCACGGTGGTGACACTGTTCACCGTGCCCCTCGTGCTGATCGGCTGCTATCTTGGCATTCGGAAGCTGTACCAGAGCAGACGGTcagttgttgatttttctccacagctttcttgTAACTCTGCTCATAGCATTGGTAGCCTGACTCGTAGTCatgctgcactggagctgtggccagtccgtggttgtccaaagaactctgctgagggctctgctgctgcccagtgctttcattggcCTCTTCATTGCTggccttgtcctggggggcccgctggggctgcagccagtgctggctcccactga
- the LOC128783173 gene encoding uncharacterized protein LOC128783173 isoform X6 translates to MALALRLFLPLLLAVALPARAAQAAPLQARGAARDGDMAYPDAVLDDSLENSLGEILLENAGGPSPWKNVDSGDKKSLEAAKHLDQMLSDLERRREMKRKAVLKAAFPGGSSGPLAAPAAGSEAMPGTVTGAWDGDMAYPDAVLDDSLENSLGEILLENAGGPSPWKNSDTGDKKSLEAARHLDQMLSDLERRREMKRKAVLKAAFPGGSSGPLAAPAAGSEAMPGTVTGAWDGDMASPDALLDDSLENSLGEILLENAGGPSPWKNSDTGDKKSLEAARHLDQMLSDLERRREMKRKAVLKAAFPGGSSGPLAAPAAGSEAMPGTVTGAWDGDMASPDALLDDSLENSLGENLLENAGGPSPWKNSDTGDKKSLEAARHLDQMLSDLERRREMKRKAVLKAAFPGGSSGPLAAPAAGSEAMPGTVTGAWDGDMASPDALLDDSLENSLGEILLENAGGPSPWKNSDTGDKKSLEAARHLDQMLSDLERRREMKRKAVLKAAFPGGSSGPLAAPAAGSEAMPGTVTGAWDGDMASPDALLDDSLENSLGEILLENAGGPSPWKNSDTGDKKSLEAARHLDQMLSDLERRREMKRKAVLKAAFPGGSSGPLAAPAAGSEAMPGTVTGAWDGDMASPDALLDDSLENSLGENLLENAGGPSPWKNSDTGEKKSLEAARHLDQMLSDLERRREMKRKAVLKAAFPGGSSGPLAAPAAGSEAMPGTVTGAWDGDMASPDALLDDSLENSLGENLLENAGGPSPWKNSDTGDKKSLEAARRLDQMLSDLERRREMDQRALLKAALPEGSRGSVPAPDTRREEMPDSATEVLFPVI, encoded by the exons ATGGCCCTTGCTCTGCGCCTcttcctcccgctcctcctggccgtggccctgcctgccagggctgcccaggctgctccgcTGCAAGCGCGGGGAGCAG CTCGGGATGGCGACATGGCTTATCCAGATGCCGTATTGGATGACAGCTTGGAGAATTCTCTTGGAGAGATTCTCTTGGAGAATGCTGGAG GTCCTTCTCCATGGAAGAACGTAGACAGCGGAGACAAGAaatccctggaggcagccaAACATCTGGACCAGATGCTAAGTGATCTGGAGAGACgccgtg agatgaagcgaaaggctgtgctgaaggcagcatttcctggaggaagcagtggcccattggcagcccctgctgcaggaagtgaggcgatgccaggcacagtcacaggAG CTTGGGATGGCGACATGGCTTATCCAGATGCCGTATTGGATGACAGCTTGGAGAATTCTCTTGGAGAGATTCTTTTGGAGAATGCTGGAG GTCCTTCTCCATGGAAGAACTCAGACACTGGAGACAAGAaatccctggaggcagccagacacctggaccagatgctgagtgatctggagagacgccgtg agatgaagcgaaaggctgtgctgaaggcagcatttcctggaggaagcagtggcccattggcagcccctgctgcaggaagtgaggcgatgccaggcacagtcacaggag CTTGGGATGGCGACATGGCTTCTCCAGATGCACTATTGGATGACAGCTTGGAGAATTCTCTTGGAGAGATTCTTTTGGAGAATGCTGGAG GTCCTTCTCCATGGAAGAACTCAGACACAGGAGACAAGAaatccctggaggcagccagacacctggaccagatgctgagtgatctggagagacgccgtg agatgaagcgaaaggctgtgctgaaggcagcatttcctggaggaagcagtggcccattggcagcccctgctgcaggaagtgaggcgatgccaggcacagtcacaggag CTTGGGATGGCGACATGGCTTCTCCAGATGCCCTATTGGATGACAGCTTGGAGAATTCTCTTGGAGAGAATCTCTTGGAGAATGCTGGAG GTCCTTCTCCATGGAAGAACTCAGACACAGGAGACAAGAaatccctggaggcagccagacACCTGGACCAGATGCTGAGCGATCTGGAGAGACgccgtg agatgaagcgaaaggctgtgctgaaggcagcatttcctggaggaagcagtggcccattggcagcccctgctgcaggaagtgaggcgatgccaggcacagtcacaggAG CTTGGGATGGCGACATGGCTTCTCCAGATGCCCTATTGGATGACAGCTTGGAGAATTCTCTTGGAGAGATTCTCTTGGAGAATGCTGGAG GTCCTTCTCCATGGAAGAACTCAGACACTGGAGACAAGAaatccctggaggcagccagacACCTGGACCAGATGCTGAGCGATCTGGAGAGACgccgtg agatgaagcgaaaggctgtgctgaaggcagcatttcctggaggaagcagtggcccattggcagcccctgctgcaggaagtgaggcgatgccaggcacagtcacaggag CTTGGGATGGCGACATGGCTTCTCCAGATGCACTATTGGATGACAGCTTGGAGAATTCTCTTGGAGAGATTCTTTTGGAGAATGCTGGAG GTCCTTCTCCATGGAAGAACTCAGACACAGGAGACAAGAaatccctggaggcagccagacACCTGGACCAGATGCTGAGCGATCTGGAGAGACgccgtg agatgaagcgaaaggctgtgctgaaggcagcatttcctggaggaagcagtggcccattggcagcccctgctgcaggaagtgaggcgatgccaggcacagtcacaggag CTTGGGATGGCGACATGGCTTCTCCAGATGCCCTATTGGATGACAGCTTGGAGAATTCTCTTGGAGAGAATCTCTTGGAGAATGCTGGAG GTCCTTCTCCATGGAAGAACTCAGacactggagaaaagaaatccctggaggcagccagacACCTGGACCAGATGCTGAGCGATCTGGAGAGACgccgtg agatgaagcgaaaggctgtgctgaaggcagcatttcctggaggaagcagtggcccattggcagcccctgctgcaggaagtgaggcgatgccaggcacagtcacaggag CTTGGGATGGCGACATGGCTTCTCCAGATGCACTACTGGATGACAGCTTGGAGAATTCTCTTGGAGAGAATCTCTTGGAGAATGCTGGAG GTCCTTCTCCATGGAAGAACTCAGACACTGGAGACAAGAaatccctggaggcagccagacGCCTTGACCAGATGCTGAGTGATCTGGAGAGACgccgtg agatGGACCAAAGGGCtttgctgaaggcagcacttcCTGAAGGAAGCCGTGGCTCCGTGCCAGCCCCCGATACACGAAGGGAGGAGATGCCAGACAGTGCCACAGAAG tgctttttccCGTTATTTGA
- the LOC128783173 gene encoding uncharacterized protein LOC128783173 isoform X3, translating into MALALRLFLPLLLAVALPARAAQAAPLQARGAARDGDMAYPDAVLDDSLENSLGEILLENAGGPSPWKNVDSGDKKSLEAAKHLDQMLSDLERRREMKRKAVLKAAFPGGSSGPLAAPAAGSEAMPGTVTGAWDGDMAYPDAVLDDSLENSLGEILLENAGGPSPWKNSDTGDKKSLEAARHLDQMLSDLERRREMKRKAVLKAAFPGGSSGPLAAPAAGSEAMPGTVTGAWDGDMASPDALLDDSLENSLGEILLENAGGPSPWKNSDTGDKKSLEAARHLDQMLSDLERRREMKRKAVLKAAFPGGSSGPLAAPAAGSEAMPGTVTGAWDGDMASPDALLDDSLENSLGENLLENAGGPSPWKNSDTGDKKSLEAARHLDQMLSDLERRREMKRKAVLKAAFPGGSSGPLAAPAAGSEAMPGTVTGAWDGDMASPDALLDDSLENSLGEILLENAGGPSPWKNSDTGDKKSLEAARHLDQMLSDLERRREMKRKAVLKAAFPGGSSGPLAAPAAGSEAMPGTVTGAWDGDMASPDALLDDSLENSLGEILLENAGGPSPWKNSDTGDKKSLEAARHLDQMLSDLERRREMKRKAVLKAAFPGGSSGPLAAPAAGSEAMPGTVTGAWDGDMASPDALLDDSLENSLGENLLENAGGPSPWKNSDTGEKKSLEAARHLDQMLSDLERRREMKRKAVLKAAFPGGSSGPLAAPAAGSEAMPGTVTGAWDGDMASPDALLDDSLENSLGENLLENAGGPSPWKNSDTGDKKSLEAARRLDQMLSDLERRREMDQRALLKAALPEGSRGSVPAPDTRREEMPDSATEDVITETGIFAPDPVRLPRIVCPQDVCRSCMIGTVVTLFTVPLVLIGCYLGIRKLYQSRRAFSRYLR; encoded by the exons ATGGCCCTTGCTCTGCGCCTcttcctcccgctcctcctggccgtggccctgcctgccagggctgcccaggctgctccgcTGCAAGCGCGGGGAGCAG CTCGGGATGGCGACATGGCTTATCCAGATGCCGTATTGGATGACAGCTTGGAGAATTCTCTTGGAGAGATTCTCTTGGAGAATGCTGGAG GTCCTTCTCCATGGAAGAACGTAGACAGCGGAGACAAGAaatccctggaggcagccaAACATCTGGACCAGATGCTAAGTGATCTGGAGAGACgccgtg agatgaagcgaaaggctgtgctgaaggcagcatttcctggaggaagcagtggcccattggcagcccctgctgcaggaagtgaggcgatgccaggcacagtcacaggAG CTTGGGATGGCGACATGGCTTATCCAGATGCCGTATTGGATGACAGCTTGGAGAATTCTCTTGGAGAGATTCTTTTGGAGAATGCTGGAG GTCCTTCTCCATGGAAGAACTCAGACACTGGAGACAAGAaatccctggaggcagccagacacctggaccagatgctgagtgatctggagagacgccgtg agatgaagcgaaaggctgtgctgaaggcagcatttcctggaggaagcagtggcccattggcagcccctgctgcaggaagtgaggcgatgccaggcacagtcacaggag CTTGGGATGGCGACATGGCTTCTCCAGATGCACTATTGGATGACAGCTTGGAGAATTCTCTTGGAGAGATTCTTTTGGAGAATGCTGGAG GTCCTTCTCCATGGAAGAACTCAGACACAGGAGACAAGAaatccctggaggcagccagacacctggaccagatgctgagtgatctggagagacgccgtg agatgaagcgaaaggctgtgctgaaggcagcatttcctggaggaagcagtggcccattggcagcccctgctgcaggaagtgaggcgatgccaggcacagtcacaggag CTTGGGATGGCGACATGGCTTCTCCAGATGCCCTATTGGATGACAGCTTGGAGAATTCTCTTGGAGAGAATCTCTTGGAGAATGCTGGAG GTCCTTCTCCATGGAAGAACTCAGACACAGGAGACAAGAaatccctggaggcagccagacACCTGGACCAGATGCTGAGCGATCTGGAGAGACgccgtg agatgaagcgaaaggctgtgctgaaggcagcatttcctggaggaagcagtggcccattggcagcccctgctgcaggaagtgaggcgatgccaggcacagtcacaggAG CTTGGGATGGCGACATGGCTTCTCCAGATGCCCTATTGGATGACAGCTTGGAGAATTCTCTTGGAGAGATTCTCTTGGAGAATGCTGGAG GTCCTTCTCCATGGAAGAACTCAGACACTGGAGACAAGAaatccctggaggcagccagacACCTGGACCAGATGCTGAGCGATCTGGAGAGACgccgtg agatgaagcgaaaggctgtgctgaaggcagcatttcctggaggaagcagtggcccattggcagcccctgctgcaggaagtgaggcgatgccaggcacagtcacaggag CTTGGGATGGCGACATGGCTTCTCCAGATGCACTATTGGATGACAGCTTGGAGAATTCTCTTGGAGAGATTCTTTTGGAGAATGCTGGAG GTCCTTCTCCATGGAAGAACTCAGACACAGGAGACAAGAaatccctggaggcagccagacACCTGGACCAGATGCTGAGCGATCTGGAGAGACgccgtg agatgaagcgaaaggctgtgctgaaggcagcatttcctggaggaagcagtggcccattggcagcccctgctgcaggaagtgaggcgatgccaggcacagtcacaggag CTTGGGATGGCGACATGGCTTCTCCAGATGCCCTATTGGATGACAGCTTGGAGAATTCTCTTGGAGAGAATCTCTTGGAGAATGCTGGAG GTCCTTCTCCATGGAAGAACTCAGacactggagaaaagaaatccctggaggcagccagacACCTGGACCAGATGCTGAGCGATCTGGAGAGACgccgtg agatgaagcgaaaggctgtgctgaaggcagcatttcctggaggaagcagtggcccattggcagcccctgctgcaggaagtgaggcgatgccaggcacagtcacaggag CTTGGGATGGCGACATGGCTTCTCCAGATGCACTACTGGATGACAGCTTGGAGAATTCTCTTGGAGAGAATCTCTTGGAGAATGCTGGAG GTCCTTCTCCATGGAAGAACTCAGACACTGGAGACAAGAaatccctggaggcagccagacGCCTTGACCAGATGCTGAGTGATCTGGAGAGACgccgtg agatGGACCAAAGGGCtttgctgaaggcagcacttcCTGAAGGAAGCCGTGGCTCCGTGCCAGCCCCCGATACACGAAGGGAGGAGATGCCAGACAGTGCCACAGAAG ACGTTATCactgaaacaggaatatttgccCCGGATCCAGTGCGCCTCCCAAGAATTGTCTGCCCCCAGGATGTGTGCAGGTCCTGCATGATAGGCACGGTGGTGACACTGTTCACCGTGCCCCTCGTGCTGATCGGCTGCTATCTTGGCATTCGGAAGCTGTACCAGAGCAGACG tgctttttccCGTTATTTGAGATAG